A genomic window from Purpureocillium takamizusanense chromosome 2, complete sequence includes:
- a CDS encoding uncharacterized protein (COG:S~EggNog:ENOG503PN9N): MKAALESQYPDSQQQICIQHVNANVLLNAKRKWKSGDDGPESDGDGDPNAKLSSRDMEAVLAAERQEGAPGQSNVDMSVPHNYRGVLELWKFVAFATTREEHEKAWVRLCDEFNDQQAILMYLYKTYLPIRAQWA; encoded by the coding sequence ATGAAGGCAGCACTGGAAAGCCAGTATCCCGACAGTCAGCAACAGATATGCATTCAACATGTCAACGCAAACGTTCTCCTTAATGCCAAACGGAAATGGAAGAGCGGAGACGATGGTCCAGAAAGCGACGGAGATGGCGACCCGAACGCAAAGCTCTCTTCGAGAGACATGGAAGCCGTTCTCGCGGCCGAGAGACAAGAgggcgcgccgggccagAGCAACGTCGACATGTCTGTGCCCCACAACTACCGTGGTGTCCTCGAGCTGTGGAAGTTCGTGGCATTTGCAACAACAAGAGAAGAGCATGAAAAGGCCTGGGTTCGCTTATGCGACGAGTTTAATGACCAGCAGGCCATCCTTATGTACCTGTACAAGACATACTTGCCCATACGAGCGCAATGGGCATAA
- a CDS encoding Sphingolipid 8-(E)-desaturase (EggNog:ENOG503NUM0~TransMembrane:5 (o215-242i263-283o344-365i386-402o408-427i)~COG:I), which produces MVISVSTHLYSGITVLTLSPCSYHAPATLKTMDAYRIGRKPKGPWTNRTPPIRGRTHGKQLDTPDASDMFSRHHNVNAENDADHSLLNFESALDTPGGALGQLPHIDHGLGTACVGTAVCPKRAPPQCSPPRLGRITGDQVMETHPRGEAGFSAQEYNDRAVQQGKHLDILTYPSLDAAVQDEIASKYMALHQRIYDEGLYNCPYPHYCKEIIRYLSLFSLFLVFLSYHWYITCAVFLGLFWHQIMFTAHDAGHRAITQNFTVDTLIGMFIADFCCGLSIGWWKSSHNVHHLATNQPEHDPDIQNLPLFATCPSVFKSLRSSYYGGFIFVWDAVSKLLVPYQRYTYYPVMSIARFNLYLLSWFHVLSSRSSGLGSSKAWWIRPTEVAFMACYWVIFGYLLLLRTLPDWPTRVAVVLVSHMITMPLHIQITLSHWGMSTSDLGEIESFPQRQLRTTMDVDCPAWLDWIHGGLQFQAVHHLFPRLPRHNLRRVQGLVKDFCKETGIPYSILGFVDGNKKVLSRLNDVADQAKILISCQRYMADTGESGLH; this is translated from the exons ATGGTTATCAGTGTATCTACGCACTTATACTCAGGTATCACAGTATTAACTCTTTCTCCTTGCAGCTATCATGCTCCGGCAACATTGAAGACTATGGACGCGTACCGGATCGGTCGCAAACCAAAAGGCCCCTGGACTAATCGGACACCACCCATCAGGGGACGGACGCATGGAAAGCAACTGGACACTCCGGATGCATCTGACATGTTTTCGCGGCATCACAATGTAAATGCGGAAAACGACGCTGATCATTCCCTCCTCAACTTTGAATCGGCCCTTGATACCCCTGGTGGCGCTTTGGGGCAACTACCACATATCGACCATGGTCTGGGGACCGCATGCGTGGGAACGGCTGTCTGTCCAAAGCGAGCGCCACCACAGTGcagtcctcctcgtctgggCAGGATCACGGGAGATCAAGTAATGGAGACGCATCCAAGAGGTGAGGCCGGTTTCTCCGCTCAAGAATACAACGACAGGGCCGTGCAGCAGGGCAAGCACCTCGACATCCTGACTTACCCATCACTTGATGCTGCCGTGCAAGACGAAATTGCAAGCAAGTACATGGCGCTTCATCAGCGAATCTACGATGAAGGCCTTTACAACTGCCCGTACCCGCACTACTGCAAGGAGATTATCCGCTATTTGTCCCTCTTCAGTCTTTTCCTCGTGTTCCTGAGCTATCATTGGTATATTACCTGTGCCGTCTTTCTCGGCTTGTTCTGG CATCAAATCATGTTTACAGCCCATGACGCCGGCCACCGAGCCATCACCCAGAATTTTACCGTCGATACCCTCATCGGCATGTTCATCGCCGACTTCTGCTGCGGTCTGTCCATCGGCTGGTGGAAGAGCAGCCACAATGTCCACCATCTCGCCACCAATCAGCCCGAGCATGACCCGGACATCCAGAACCTCCCTCTCTTCGCTACCTGCCCCTCCGTATTCAAATCGCTCCGTTCTTCCTACTACGGTGGCTTTATCTTTGTCTGGGACGCCGTCTCCAAGCTACTGGTTCCGTATCAGAGGTACACTTACTATCCGGTTATGAGCATCGCTCGCTTCAACCTCTACCTCCTCTCCTGGTTTCACGTTTTGTCCTCTAGATCGTCCGGTCTGGGTAGCAGCAAGGCGTGGTGGATTCGGCCAACCGAGGTCGCCTTCATGGCCTGCTACTGGGTCATCTTCGGATACCTTTTGCTCCTGCGCACACTGCCCGACTGGCCGACTCGCGTTGCAGTCGTACTGGTGTCGCACATGATAACCATGCCTCTGCACATACAAATCACCCTCTCTCACTGGGGAATGTCAACCTCGGATCTTGGTGAGATCGAGTCTTTCCCACAGCGACAACTTCGGACCACGATGGACGTCGACTGTCCCGCTTGGCTGGACTGGATCCACGGCGGACTACAGTTTCAAGCTGTCCATCATCTATTCCCCCGACTGCCTCGGCACAACCTCCGCAGGGTACAGGGGCTGGTCAAGGATTTTTGCAAAGAGACTGGTATTCCTTACTCGATCCTGGGCTTTGTGGATGGAAACAAGAAGGTGCTCAGCCGCTTGAACGATGTTGCCGACCAAGCCAAGATACTCATCAGCTGCCAAAGGTACATGGCTGATACGGGCGAAAGTGGATTGCATTGA
- the REG1_2 gene encoding protein phosphatase regulator (COG:S~EggNog:ENOG503NXI0), whose product MSSSMVTDSKPFAEPGRYSTPTSRHTVRDEHNSISSLSTQASSLVTSSEYEKVPDMDESCLDSFIVPIVSQATSSFRSGDQHDNSGPHQRRTASDSYIGFPVDTDNWGRISGTGRPPHLRYAADDIDLASKPTRQVDYLSNNWREEDIRLSWRYTISKRHELSNSNRLENASWRTWARARNDLTRISPDKLGWLKDCDVTWLYGPLQTGSNRVWQAHPELSSLSLPKVDSSVSLSRPPILKKRNVSKLMSRNVASRYPVRKHIHFDERVQQCISVDAKSDNTHDIGKNQWEDSSDSDDGIMMRRVRPQRRGRLTRRISEVAPQTSSKAIAALPSTALKCRADEPEPGVATKHSTGACDCPTSSISSSQRPHRCLRRCSNYSLSEKQDGIGIDAEGSGCDWRSLSRKAVHRSASTDSLQNETGRMHGISCGTLKPCAGGNRSNNGNTTGGVAGAVTMARGITHNIWNAVWRK is encoded by the exons ATGTCTAGTTCCATGGTTACGGATTCAAAACCGTTCGCTGAACCCGGCCGCTATTCCACTCCTACATCACGCCACACAGTGCGTGATGAACACAACAGCATCTCGTCTCTCTCAACGCAAGCTAGCAGCCTGGTAACATCGTCCGAATACGAGAAGGTACCAGACATGGATGAGTCTTGTTTGGACAGCTTTATTGTCCCAATAGTATCACAGGCAACGTCCTCTTTTCGGTCAGGAGACCAGCATGACAATTCGGGGCCCCACCAGAGACGGACGGCGAGCGACTCTTATATAGGCTTCCCAGTTGACACCGACAATTGGGGACGAATCTCTGGAACGGGTAGACCCCCGCATCTTCGATACGCTGCGGACGACATTGACCTGGCGAGCAAGCCTACGAGACAGGTAGATTATTTGTCCAACAATTGGAGGGAAGAGGATATCAGGTTATCGTGGAGATACACCATCTCCAAAAGGCATGAGTTGTCCAACAGTAACCGGTTGGAGAATGCCTCTTGGAGAACGTGGGCCAGGGCGAGGAATGACCTTACCAGGATTTCGCCCGACAAGCTTGGCTG GCTCAAGGATTGCGATGTAACTTGGTTGTATGGTCCCCTGCAGACCGGATCAAACCGTGTTTGGCAAGCTCACCCCGAACTGTCGAGCTTAAGCCTGCCCAAGGTGGACTCGTCGGTTAGCCTGAGCAGACCCCCAATTCTCAAGAAGCGAAACGTGTCAAAGCTCATGTCGCGAAACGTCGCATCGCGGTACCCTGTCCGAAAGCACATCCACTTCGACGAACGGGTTCAGCAGTGCATTTCAGTCGACGCTAAGAGCGACAACACCCATGATATTGGCAAGAATCAATGGGAGGACAGCAGCGATTCTGACGATGGCATTATGATGAGACGGGTTAGGCCCCAGAGACGAGGCCGCTTGACAAGAAGGATATCAGAGGTTGCCCCACAAACGAGCAGCAAGGCTATTGCCGCACTTCCATCAACGGCTCTCAAGTGCCGCGCGGATGAACCTGAACCGGGGGTGGCCACAAAACATAGCACCGGCGCCTGTGACTGCCCAACATCTTCAATATCATCTTCGCAGCGCCCACATCGGTGCCTAAGACGATGCTCTAATTACTCCCTGAGCGAGAAGCaggacggcatcggcatcgacgcTGAGGGCAGTGGATGTGACTGGCGTTCACTGTCCCGAAAAGCGGTACATCGATCTGCCTCTACGGACAGTCTGCAGAACGAGACCGGTAGGATGCATGGAATCTCCTGCGGCACGTTAAAGCCTTGTGCTGGAGGCAATCGGTCGAACAATGGCAACACCACTGGAGGTGTAGCTGGCGCTGTCACCATGGCTCGCGGCATCACTCACAACATTTGGAACGCAGTCTGGAGAAAATAG
- a CDS encoding uncharacterized protein (COG:J~EggNog:ENOG503NU0D): MRGSHELYFKWAKDQEIQHIVFILSEKDSRGLYQKIKTLGDCVFGIHTTVTTIKHMQKEYNPMYWANVGLKITLKTGGANHNLRDEARSLKDGNMMIAGYDVTHPTNMPFKAAGGPPSLVGLVASINKEFAQWPAVSWEQPARQEMLSDQLLDAFKSRLELWQKHNDGRLPANILIFRDGVSESQFTQVYQRGHVGLGQEDLAATHIQSQASIVQQKLAPKLQRRRHCGRSSVHRDSMHPTGLVLQTVRRGRSMYRFSGQ; encoded by the exons ATGAGAGGTTCCCATGAGCTCTACTTCAAGTGGGCTAAGGACCAAGAGATCCAACACATCGTTTTTATCCTTTCGGAGAAGGATAGCCGCGGGCTATATCAGAAGATCAAGACCCTCGGAGACTGCGTTTTTGGCATACATACAACCGTCACCACCATTAAGCACATGCAGAAGGAGTACAATCCCATGTACTGGGCAAACGTCGGCCTTAAGATCACCCTGAAAACTGGTGGTGCCAATCACAATCTCCGAGATGAAGCGAGGAGCTTGAAAGACGGCAATATGATGATTGCGGGGTACGATGTGACCCATCCTACCAATATGCCATTCAAAGCAGCCGGAGGGCCGCCTAGCTTGGTGGGACTGGTTGCGAGCATCAACAAAGAGTTCGCCCAATGGCCGGCTGTGTCTTGGGAGCAACCGGCAAGGCAGGAGATGCTCAGCGATCAACTTCTCGACGCATTCAAGTCGCGTTTGGAGCTTTGGCAAAAGCATAACGACGGCCGCTTGCCCGCGAACATTCTCATTTTTCGAGATGGCGTCTCTGAGAGTCAGTTTACGCAAGTCTACCAAAGAGGACatgtcggcctcgggcaggaAGACCTGGCGGCGACACACATCCAGAGCCAGGCTAGCATTGTGCAGCAGAAGCTGGCTCCCAAATTGCAACGACGTCGACACTGTGGACGCTCAAGTGTGCACC GAGATTCCATGCATCCTACCGGTCTCGTTCTGCAGACTGTCCGTAGAGGCAGATCGATGTACCGCTTTTCGGGACAGTGA
- the SOG2_1 gene encoding RAM signaling network component (COG:S~EggNog:ENOG503NWQU), with protein MYSPSLHIDQRHDHNSLEQRALPLLTVEDVAPATPTTPIAKQMAATSGQMDPATSASHVAALARRAMKEALDRGRSQEAGVNDMEPASASGITVDLSHQNIRSFPEEVVDIVKDRVERLALSHNQLSDLPVRISDCLSLRYLNIRANSFDKFPPPLCGIRSLEILDLGRNALQCIPYEIKKLSALKVLSVQKNQIRHLPVCLAEMSSLQVLKFNDNPISFPPADVLCLGSSHHGLREGEVSEVSLTAHIKTWLKRFATNERARVPEDEATEGTETSRLTAKRTTPGRFPVKVNGNDLATIRSPNKPAPPLPTRSHYRVLSQQNAAARRPSVLPLIIGQTNDRLRSNSENILSAARTGLRARRKGVVPKQLHEALPVGQTIRPNHYRFLSHGSATQGSLADQGPTTPTEPYLQRPVYIRRLSVLPEHRSDSTVVHPIVEAAEGILHSVFQVHPAIQSLLSLTNDEFRRRSSLQVVFYNASSHVEDLEQEIGRYNTSGGEHGNHVLGAYRACQTLISAYGHVCTLLVSHADSLVDNGNSRYTRSLLLHMYNSIMEIRATLLSLSEYALNGPGKRTVETFSDTIQPEYRQRLATETNVNGFGSLVGKDPNATVSLRATQPFPSPVRSSQLPWNNSQVNAAVLRSQFRQICASLSDCAHTILRILPGLTSQLTQQLGDTRIGRHHDWKHLIGMCTDTISRSGVLSDIFPSRKEQFADFGTENSFWHISARFIRSWAALIEFMATFDRNVFPRDTGARLKPIQQKMKAATQMIVQSPWSDLFAQSNLGLESPPPIPITPQSATLGPALQATVPSTSTNASFAAVFHGNVFERADTLLANPGISLSRGTMRRKHDNGNSQSSSSSFSSGDARK; from the exons ATGTATTCGCCGTCACTTCATATAGACCAACGCCATGACCACAACTCCTTGGAACAAcgcgccctccccctcctcaccgTCGAAGACGTtgcgcccgccacgccgacTACACCCATCGCCAAACAGATGGCGGCCACTTCAGGCCAGATGGATCCAGCAACGAGCGCTTCCCATGTTGCAGCCTTGGCACGCAGGGCGATGAAAGAAGCTCTCGACAGGGGAAGAAGTCAAGAGGCTGGGGTCAACGACATGGAACCAGCATCAGCCTCTGGCATCACTGTCGATCTGAGCCATCAGAACATCCGTTCATTCCCGGAAGAGGTTGTGGATATAGTTAAGGATCGTGTTGAACG CCTTGCGTTATCCCACAATCAACTTTCAGATCTGCCAGTCCGAATATCTGACTGCCTGTCTTTGCGCTATCTCAATATAAGGGCGAACAGCTTCGACAAGTTTCCGCCACCT CTTTGCGGAATTCGATCACTCGAAATTCTCGATCTGGGTCGCAATGCGCTGCAGTGCATTCCATACGAAATCAAGAAGCTCTCGGCGCTGAAGGTTCTCTCTGTCCAAAAGAATCAGATCCGCCATCTTCCAGTTTGTCTCGCAGAGATGAGCTCCCTTCAAGTGCTGAAGTTCAATGACAACCCGATCTCTTTTCCTCCGGCAGATGTTTTGTGTCTAGGAAGTTCACACCATGGTTTAAGAGAAGGTGAAGTTTCTGAAGTTTCTCTGACGGCTCATATAAAAACATGGCTAAAAAGGTTCGCGACGAATGAGCGGGCCAGAGTGCCGGAAGATGAGGCCACAGAAGGTACTGAAACGTCACGACTAACCGCAAAACGTACTACGCCGGGCCGATTTCCAGTCAAGGTCAACGGAAACGACTTGGCAACAATACGCTCCCCGAACAAGCCTGCACCTCCACTACCTACGAGATCACATTATCGAGTTTTATCCCAACAGaatgcagcagctcgccgaccaAGCGTCTTGCCATTAATCATTGGTCAAACCAATGATAGGCTTCGCAGTAACTCAGAAAACATTTTGAGTGCCGCTCGAACAGGTTTGCGGGCTCGCCGAAAGGGGGTAGTACCTAAGCAACTTCACGAGGCTCTTCCAGTGGGACAAACTATACGACCGAACCACTATCGGTTCCTTAGCCATGGGTCAGCTACGCAGGGCAGCCTCGCAGACCAAGGTCCGACAACACCTACCGAGCCATATCTACAGCGTCCGGTGTACATCCGCCGACTTTCGGTCCTCCCAGAGCACCGAAGCGATTCAACAGTCGTTCATCCAATCGTGGAGGCCGCGGAAGGTATCCTCCACTCTGTCTTTCAGGTCCATCCGGCCATACAGTCTCTTCTTTCTTTAACGAACGATGAATTTCGAAGACGGTCCAGCCTTCAAGTCGTCTTTTACAATGCAAGTTCTCACGTGGAGGACTTAGAACAGGAAATTGGCAGGTACAACACATcaggcggcgagcatggcAACCACGTGCTCGGCGCATATCGCGCGTGCCAGACTTTGATCAGTGCATACGGCCATGTGTGCACACTATTGGTCAGTCATGCCGACTCCCTTGTGGACAACGGGAATTCACGATACACTCGATCACTACTGCTACATATGTACAATAGTATCATGGAGATACGCGCTACTCTCCTGTCACTATCTGAATACGCGCTCAACGGGCCTGGAAAGAGGACTGTGGAAACTTTTAGCGACACCATCCAGCCGGAATATCGGCAGCGTCTCGCAACTGAAACCAATGTGAACGGTTTCGGGTCTCTGGTGGGGAAGGACCCAAACGCTACTGTGTCTCTGCGAGCGACCCAGCCATTTCCGTCTCCTGTTCGGTCATCTCAACTACCATGGAATAACTCCCAAGTGAATGCCGCAGTTCTACGGTCACAATTTCGCCAAATATGCGCCTCCCTGTCGGACTGCGCTCACACAATCCTCCGAATTCTCCCTGGGCTGACGTCTCAGCTGACACAACAGCTTGGCGATACCCGCAtcggccgccatcatgaTTGGAAGCACCTCATTGGCATGTGCACGGATACAATTTCGCGGTCCGGGGTGCTGAGCGACATATTCCCGAGCAGGAAAGAGCAATTCGCAGACTTTGGCACCGAGAACTCTTTTTGGCATATATCCGCAAGGTTCATTAGGTCCTGGGCGGCTTTGATTGAATTTATGGCGACTTTCGATCGAAACGTTTTTCCACGAGACACCGGAGCAAGATTAAAGCCGATACAACAGAagatgaaggcggcgacaCAAATGATTGTCCAATCTCCGTGGTCTGATCTGTTTGCGCAGTCTAACCTTGGCCTTGAGAGTCCCCCGCCAATACCGATAACCCCACAAAGCGCCACTCTGGGGCCGGCTTTGCAAGCAACGGTGCCATCTACTTCAACGAATGCGTCGTTCGCGGCCGTTTTTCACGGAAATGTGTTCGAACGCGCTGACACCCTTCTTGCGAACCCTGGTATCTCGCTTTCGAGGGGGACCATGCGTCGAAAGCACGACAATGGGAACTCGCAGTCGTCTAGTTCATCGTTCTCGTCGGGCGATGCTCGGAAATAG
- a CDS encoding uncharacterized protein (EggNog:ENOG503P2C0) has translation MRGKGDGPIPWHDAWQDVPVCRAVDRQGVLHPTKAMGEGAFMGIFKRLLGSEYSYDTVSMHAIRRELGKQLDERYTETERSQHILHKDNKIFGTSYVAFVSSCDGFAAFMRESPDHSVIDYFQGLGQFWQPNLPTSLPASLERKVLEHPEIAACDRQIQNAVDEEARAKAMTARQNTIKRHRRSALKRHRVEAMEAKQHERLLHGVPSDVDDDYDSLDDLIPEKSRLARAMDGTSALSCDEQLRYMRDALFLLENDWSVYYRPGEEPEKGTCRFCHKALASIKKRDRCNHVHRCRKSATAKLLGVLQSEVEFCYFCMEFFRADEWQEHCRHHLSTVKKRCGAITYQHTLIRPAFCPLCMQAEDARPSVRLQYWERDADARKHVELCHGWKWTCRACDFVADGPESGYSHLHDVHHYNIPKLNLVTKTRPSTVPESEALLDPATGSVSKAVGSDVESWDQTMIDLSSLPSTPPSGATSSPKHSRNTTSNCLAPSVLMQCPDAAADAPNMSTQLVERTTSPNECPTPLQTIDSFIPGEEHLHRRCDSISLGATDCGSETAWPDLGDSSRPSSPATGESPRTPPMESATDFASYASDALFVLDAMDATMTDDDGDCGTPLPSSPKTLHSGLSPSTPVIASAIADEELNGLAPEAPPVCALHDELKRPRIKLRVRPTSGGAPCSVTSRPQSVLSPSTATARPRVRITLKTGSVKRRMALYQVAGYKEDEGKSRKKRRIVLRTG, from the exons ATGCGAGGTAAGGGTGACGGACCCATTCCTTGGCATGATGCCTGGCAAGACGTGCCTGTCTGCCGAGCGGTTGACCGACAGGGGGTCCTTCATCCGACAAAAGCCATGGGCGAAGGCGCCTTCATGGGAATCTTCAAGCGATTGTTGGGCTCTGAGTATAGCTACGACACGGTGTCGATGCATGCTATTCGACGGGAACTCGGCAAGCAGCTTGATG AACGATATACGGAGACCGAACGATCGCAACACATCTTGCACAAAGATAACAAAATATTTGGCACGAGTTACGTTGCCTTCGTCTCATCATGCGATGGGTTTGCCGCTTTCATGCGAGAAAGTCCAGACCACTCGGTCATCGATTACTTCCAGGGACTGGGTCAATTTTGGCAACCCAATCTGCCAACCAGTTTGCCTGCTTCTTTGGAGAGGAAAGTGCTCGAACATCCAGAGATTGCCGCATGCGATCGACAGATCCAGAATGCGGTCGATGAGGAGGCCAGGGCCAAAGCAATGACTGCCCGACAGAACACCATCAAACGGCACAGAAGAAGTGCTCTCAAACGACACAGGGTAGAGGCAATGGAAGCAAAGCAGCACGAAAGGCTCCTGCACGGAGTTCCGTCAGATGTGGACGATGATTACGATTCGCTTGATGACCTTATCCCGGAGAAAAGCCGTCTTGCGCGGGCGATGGATggcacctcggccttgagctgcgaTGAACAGCTGCGCTACATGCGAGATGCTCTGTTTTTGCTGGAGAACGACTGGAGTGTATATTACCGCCCAGGAGAAGAGCCCGAAAAAGGGACCTGTCGATTCTGCCACAAGGCATTGGCTAG CATCAAGAAGCGAGACAGATGTAATCACGTTCATCGGTGTCGGAAATCCGCGACGGCCAAGCTCCTCGGTGTCCTCCAATCCGAGGTGGAATTCTGCTACTTCTGCATGGAGTTCTTCCGAGCCGATGAATGGCAAGAACATTGCCGTCATCATCTGTCAACAGTCAAAAAACGCTGCGGCGCAATAACATACCAGCATACGCTGATTCGACCGGCATTCTGTCCTCTTTGCATGCAGGCGGAAGACGCGCGCCCTAGCGTCAGACTGCAGTACTGGGAACGTGACGCCGATGCTCGAAAACACGTCGAATTGTGTCACGGATGGAAATGGACATGCCGGGCCTGTGACTTCGTGGCTGACGGACCAGAGTCAGGGTATAGCCATCTGCACGATGTGCATCATTACAACATCCCAAAGCTTAACTTGGTTACGAAGACGAGACCTTCCACGGTGCCTGAATCGGAGGCACTTCTCGATCCAGCAACGGGTTCTGTTAGCAAAGCGGTCGGCTCCGACGTTGAGTCATGGGATCAGACCATGATCGACTTAAGCTCTCTTCCGAGCACACCTCCTTCGGGagcgacatcatcgccgaaGCACTCGCGCAACACAACATCTAACTGTCTAGCACCGTCAGTGTTGATGCAATGCCCAGATGCTGCAGCGGACGCGCCAAACATGTCGACACAGCTCGTGGAACGCACCACATCCCCTAACGAGTGCCCAACACCACTGCAGACGATCGATTCCTTTATACCTGGTGAAGAACATTTGCACCGGCGATGCGACAGCATCAGCCTCGGAGCCACCGACTGTGGGTCTGAGACTGCTTGGCCCGACCTCGGGGATAgttcgaggccatcgtcaccggcgacgggcgagagTCCTCGCACTCCACCGATGGAATCGGCCACCGACTTCGCGTCATACGCGTCAGATGCACTGTTCGTGCTCGATGCAATGGATGCGACCATGactgatgacgatggcgattGCGGCACTCCGTTGCCAAGCAGTCCCAAGACGCTTCACAGTGGCTTATCGCCATCCACGCCAGTTATCGCATCCGCAATTGCGGATGAGGAACTCAATGGACTCGCTCcagaggcgccgccggtgtgCGCCCTTCATGACGAACTCAAGCGGCCACGCATCAAGCTGAGAGTCAGGCCAACGTCCGGCGGTGCACCTTGTTCGGTCACCAGCCGTCCACAGTCTGTTCTCTCACCCTCCACAGCCACAGCACGTCCACGAGTTCGAATTACACTGAAGACCGGATCAGTAAAGAGACGGATGGCCCTGTATCAAGTTGCAGGATACAAGGAAGACGAAGGGAAGTCTCGTAAGAAGCGGAGGATAGTGTTGAGAACGGGATAG